The Solea solea chromosome 19, fSolSol10.1, whole genome shotgun sequence genome has a window encoding:
- the shroom3 gene encoding protein Shroom3 isoform X3: protein MERGGVRGGGGAGGAGGAGWALVEARLQGGAPWGFTVQGGLEHGEPLLISKVEEGGKADTVERPLLAGDEIIAINDVEVSGFRQEAVALVKGSHKNLTLTVRRQFNECYTRESSPPSLPPPPPPPPPPPPPLPPLSPRQQQQQQQQQQQSPVSSQHSRPCSAGGVQLRIKNRRSELASRPHSWHSAKLGEGQRQLDQEDVDTMNTWHNSYHTSASTTNLSSGFDSSSGGYLRKSPDQYSSRGSMESLDPPQSSQLHSGAQQHHSGPHPAYASCHQLSSARSSNSIDHLHSKRDSAYSSFSTSSSIPEYLASTPSFSPERSYSLETVSHRGGESREMHQADLHYIRTVYDVKQGLSQEHELSSSSAARGGGGTRSGQSQDLQGVCYRGSSSGSSSGGVPASNRHSVGPIWGPAANCSSYENLKGVPAPPRRSDSYMAIRNHDRPNSWSSLEQARSLRSLQKGSWHHSSGPVASGAAKGSYGTEGLLHTVIEKSPESSPTTKPRQGGGFVQPPSPPEFSSGSAGHTPHSGRLILPTVVYPVPQPEPHYTQMPSSNPGSGSSAVYPALTKENSQHQYQESQGTGLRDEGKISSSENNISWSHYPHSSHAPSASYQLRLQQEESNLRHNRPHMKSDVDRAEGQTRVQRPHNHQEPHSQSFQGSYTHKGHGPHDLVFQEQNQGFHVPQIQSSSGPRPSSSHECRDPHVPVQPRDRSRSVDHTSFHTNPATFSRPAQGQVPFTHSLVHPQSQAPPTSATPSSPRHLSDSVPLQYQDWEHRDKDDDREHPLTRLENALAEVQRCGSSDSVISASSHDGSQMPTRSLSVLEKVSRFERGEQAGKKRSYSTSHANNTASHLRTTEKGRRSPCGADDLRNMLERSTSSAKPHRTMSYRGGSNGRTPIDPSSALQRSRSTFQLEESREGYSSRDVHHRHDIQEVLGPMQDTSFNRSYRESLKDAQTKVLRSTSFRRRDFSSSSSPQPPPVPAKQNSLEKKGPKTKPKPHGVIIRPASPPLVTSPHATKERHMVTPEVRGPSPPALPSAPPSGPAVMRICGRKRLMAEQKKRSYSEPENLNEVGVSDVETVALFRRGGETSVADRRKMFELAASRVGVGAHQKATSRPELRQLQHDALAEYVERKRGAKREDGGQRSGPRPCSAYLQPDNSNHPGRGSCSYSETFSLSSASSLLSLQDSGPERTFPVEKRSSSTLPPGTDLRDYQSNLYYPGRVTTPRPPPQPPQSAPPGSPPELQTKTFHNLSPEAGLSRQSQSVSRDSGLDQQQQQQQQQDKEPQEHPFRLGLSRKLSGALQRAGSNRSTGKSASAEDLLERSQENQMTPQHFRSRSSPIMDTLQDFSAGDVRTFGVLVSEPEDRSADTQMLGNLVCPQLSQNSVNSIQPSESSPDLGSSPFSSSVTPVTRRERRRSSERQRAHSTSTLAASVGLPCPFSPAGTLSAGDTEWQTSERLANLDAISFPGTSKTLETNKETRCTLSLEDTETDVDSLENLSEMPTLLPQSQLAVLPNRKDNEKTASLLSPSLHLSVRHLSSLRISESSLSSYSDQQPHMETFRGQSQEDFDEVFLLTPAPPSPPPPIRETSILEDFPPPPPPIELEEEPGYDSVESPSSEYLSSSSVPTRKSSLPSPTLFPSSSVFPPLSTTNTHTSTKDSLGLDYQSLTQREKTPEEQRVEALAQKLVLQDHSLAPLLDTWSTKSTVELMSEIFPRSRLVDRSQWHQLDDRIQDGVCVSASVAMTDGQKQTNMDEKDLNTTKVELCHALRSSVEALQQEKELLCEEQRRHQALGSDMEALVQEKLRDNEKDKYSMFIGDLERIVNLLLSLCSRLSRIDRSLLAVDAEELTQEDAAEEKASLRRKRSLLLRQTEDAWELKENLDRRQRVVQSILSGYLSEAQLGDYRHFVSTKPSLLIRRRHLDDLIRQGEEQLKQLLENIPAELAEARGLSRAGPFSLPSHVTCSSLSVIPGPAHPVRSTTVTSL, encoded by the exons ATGGAGCGCGGCGGCGTccgggggggaggaggagcgGGAGGAGCGGGAGGAGCGGGGTGGGCGCTGGTGGAGGCCCGGCTGCAGGGAGGAGCACCGTGGGGTTTCACCGTCCAGGGAGGACTGGAGCACGGAGAACCGCTCCTCATCTCCAAG gTGGAGGAAGGCGGTAAGGCGGACACTGtggagcgccctctgctggcggGAGACGAGATCATCGCGATCAATGACGTGGAAGTGAGTGGATTCAGACAGGAGGCGGTCGCTCTGGTGAAAGGATCACACAAGAATCTGACGCTCACTGTCCGcag ACAGTTTAATGAATGCTACACCAGAGAGtcttcacctccttcactgccgcctcctcctcctcctcctcctcctcctcctcctcctcttcctcctctgtctccacgacaacaacaacaacaacaacaacaacaacaacagtcaccAGTGTCATCTCAGCACAGCCGGCCATGTTCTGCAGGAGGAGTCCAGCTACGCATCAAGAACAG ACGCAGCGAGCTGGCGTCTCGTCCTCACTCGTGGCACTCAGCGAAGCTCGGTGAAGGACAAAGACAGTTGGACCAGGAAGACGTGGACACCATGAACACCTGGCACAACAGCTACCACACAAG cGCTTCGACCACCAACCTGTCCAGCGGCTTTGACTCGTCCAGCGGTGGTTACCTGAGGAAGAGTCCAGACCAGTACAGCTCTCGAGGCAGCATGGAGAGTCTGGACCCTCCCCAGTCCTCGCAGCTTCACTCTGGAGCTCAGCAGCACCACAGTGGACCCCACCCGGCCTACGCCTCCTGCCACCAGCTGTCCTCTGCCAG ATCCTCCAACAGCATCGACCACCTCCACAGCAAGCGAGACTCGGCTTACTCGTCCTTCTCCACCAGTTCCAGCATCCCAGAATACCTCGCCTCAACCCCGTCCTTTAGTCCCGAGCGCTCCTATTCACTGGAGACAGTCTCTCATAGAGGAGGCGAGAGCAGAGAGATGCACCAGGCTGATCTTCATTACATCCGGACAGTTTACGATGTGAAGCAGGGCTTATCTCAAGAGCACGAGCTGAGTTCCTCCTCCGCTGcgagaggtggaggaggcacGAGGTCCGGGCAGAGCCAAGATCTGCAAG GAGTCTGTTAccgtggcagcagcagcggcagcagcagtggtggcgTGCCGGCTTCTAACCGACACAGCGTCGGTCCAATATGGGGTCCAGCAGCTAACTGTAGCTCCTATGAGAACCTGAAAGGGGTGCCAGCCCCTCCGCGGCGCAGCGACAGCTACATGGCCATCAGGAACCACGACAGACCAAATTCCTGGTCCAGTCTAGAGCAAGCTAGATCACTGCG GTCTCTGCAGAAAGGTTCCTGGCATCACTCCAGTGGCCCTGTGGCCTCGGGTGCAG caaAAGGCTCTTATGGCACAGAGGGTCTTCTCCACACCGTCATAGAGAAGAGTCCAGAGAGTAGTCCTACCACAAAGCCCCGGCAGGGTGGAGGGTTTGTCCAGCCTCCTTCGCCTCCTGAATTTTCCTCTGGATCTGCAGGCCACACACCGCACTCTGGCCGCCTTATACTTCCCACAGTTGTGTACCCCGTCCCCCAGCCTGAGCCCCACTACACGCAGATGCCCAGCTCCAATCCTGGATCCGGCTCCTCTGCAGTCTATCCTGCTCTCACCAAGGAGAACAGTCAACATCAGTACCAGGAGTCGCAGGGAACTGGACTGAGGGATGAAGGAAAGATATCATCttcagaaaataacatttcttgGTCACATTACCCTCACTCGTCGCATGCACCATCTGCCTCGTACCAGCTCAG GCTTCAACAGGAAGAGTCGAACCTCAGACATAACAGACCGCACATGAAATCAGATGTAGACAGAGCAGAGGGTCAGACAAGAGTCCAAAGACCTCACAACCACCAGGAACCTCACAGTCAGAGCTTCCAAGGGTCCTACACTCATAAAGGCCACGGACCTCATGACCTAGTGTTCCAGGAACAGAACCAAGGTTTCCATGTTCCCCAAATCCAGTCATCATCCGGACCAAGGCCTTCATCCTCACATGAATGCAGGGACCCACATGTACCTGTGCAGCCCAGGGACAGGAGCAG ATCAGTGGACCACACCAGCTTTCATACAAACCCAGCGACATTCTCCAGGCCAGCTCAGGGGCAGGTACCATTTACCCACTCACTTGTTCACCCTCAGTCTCAGGCTCCACCCACCTCTGCCACCCCGTCTTCTCCTCGTCACCTCAGTGACTCAGTACCACTGCAGTACCAAGACTGGGAGCACAGAGACAAGGACGACGACAGAGAACATCCCCTGACCCGTCTGGAGAATGCCCTTGCTGAGGTCCAGAGATGCGGCAGCTCTGACAGCGTTATCTCTGCCAGTAGCCACGATGGCAGCCAGATGCCGACACGCAGCCTGTCTGTGTTGGAGAAAGTCAGTCGTTTTGAGCGTGGGGAACAAGCCGGAAAGAAGCGTAGTTACAGCACAAGCCATGCAAACAACACAGCCAGCCATCTGAGG ACAACTGAAAAAGGCCGGCGCTCCCCTTGTGGAGCAGACGACCTGAGAAACATGTTGGAAAGAAGCACCAGTAGTGCCAAACCCCACAGAACCATGAGCTACAGAGGAGGAAGCAACGGCAG GACCCCAATAGATCCCAGTTCAGCCCTTCAGAGGAGTCGCAGCACCTTCCAACTGGAAGAATCCAGGgagggctacagcagcagagatgtCCACCATAGGCATGACATCCAGGAGGTGCTGGGCCCCATGCAGGACACATCCTTCAACAG ATCCTACAGGGAATCTTTGAAAGATGCCCAGACTAAGGTCCTTCGGTCCACCTCCTTCAGACGAAGAGACTTCAGTTCCTCAAGCAGCCCGCAGCCTCCGCCTGTCCCCGCCAAGCAAAACTCCCTCGAGAAAAAAGGCCCAAAAACCAAGCCCAAACCACACGGCGTCATCATCAGGCCAGCGTCTCCACCACTGGTCACATCCCCTCATGCTACGAAGGAGCGGCATATGGTCACCCCAGAGGTCCGTGGACCGAGTCCCCCGGCTCTTCCCAGCGCTCCACCGAGTGGACCTGCTGTGATGCGCATCTGTGGCCGCAAGCGGCTAATGGCAGAGCAGAAGAAACGATCATACTCAGAGCCAGAAAACCTGAATGAGGTCGGGGTTTCAGATGTTGAGACTGTTGCCCTCTTCAGGCGTGGAGGAG AGACCAGCGTGGCAGACCGGCGGAAGATGTTTGAACTTGCGGCAAGTCGTGTTGGGGTTGGTGCTCATCAGAAGGCCACGTCCAGACCAGAGCTACGACAGCTTCAGCACGACGCTCTTGCTGAGTatgtggagaggaagagaggagctAAAAGAGAAGATGGAGGACAGAGAAGTGGACCGAGGCCTTGCAGTGCTTATCTACAACCTGACAACAGCAACCATCCAGGCCGAG GCTCCTGCAGTTACTCAGAAACCTTCAGCCTCTCCTCCGCCTCcagcctcctctccctccaggACTCTGGCCCAGAACGAACCTTCCCTGTTGAGAAGCGttcctcctccactcttccTCCTGGAACCGACCTGCGCGACTACCAGTCTAACCTCTACTACCCTGGCAGGGTCACAACCCCACGGCCTCCACCTCAGCCACCACAAAG TGCTCCTCCCGGTTCACCCCCTGAGCTTCAGACCAAGACCTTCCATAATCTGAGTCCTGAAGCAGGTCTGAGTAGACAGAGCCAGTCTGTGAGCAGAGACTCAGGCCTGgaccaacagcagcaacagcagcagcagcaggacaaagAGCCACAAGAGCATCCCTTCAGGCTGGGACTGTCCAGGAAGCTCAGTGGGGCCCTGCAAAGAGCCGGGTCAAACCGCAGCACCGGGAAGTCGGCTTCTGCTGAGGATCTGCTGGAACGATCCCAGGAGAATCAGATGACTCCTCAACACTTCCGCTCCCGCTCGTCCCCGATCATGGACACTTTACAG GATTTCTCTGCAGGAGACGTCAGGACGTTTGGTGTGTTGGTCTCTGAACCTGAGGACAG ATCTGCAGACACTCAGATGTTAGGGAACCTCGTCTGTCCTCAACTGTCCCAGAACAGTGTGAACTCCATCCAGCCTTCAGAATCATCTCCAGACCtaggctcctcccccttctcctcctccgtcACTCCTGTCACTCGTAGAGAGCGACGAAGGAGCAGCGAGCGCCAACGAGCCCACAGCACCTCCACCTTGGCGGCCTCCGTCGGTCTGCCCTGCCCCTTCTCCCCCGCGGGGACACTGAGTGCAGGTGACACTGAGTGGCAGACCAGCGAGAGGCTGGCCAACCTGGACGCCATCAGCTTCCCTGGCACCAGCAAAACCCTGGagacaaacaaagagacaaGATGCACTTTAAGTTTAGAGGACACTGAGACAGACGTGGACAGTTTAGAGAACCTGTCAGAGATGCCCACACTTTTACCCCAATCTCAGCTCGCAGTTCTGCCAAACAGGAAGGACAATGAGAAAACTGCGTCCCTTCTGTCCCCTTCCCTCCATCTGTCCGTCCGCCACCTGTCCTCACTGCGGATCTCAGAGTCCAGCCTCTCGAGCTACAGTGACCAGCAGCCACACATGGAAACTTTCAGGGGCCAATCTCAGGAGGACTTTGACGAGGTCTTCCTCCTAACTCCTGCCCCTCCGTCGCCTCCTCCACCAATCAGAGAGACAAGCATCCTGGAGgacttccctcctcctccacctcccatCGAGTTGGAGGAAGAACCTGGATACGACTCTGTGGAAAG tccaAGCTCAGAATACTTGTCCAGCTCCAGTGTTCCCACGAGGAAGTCCTCCCTTCCCTCACCGACACTGTTTCCTTCGTCCTCTGTCTTCCCGCCACTGTCcaccactaacacacacacctcgACCAAGGACAGCTTAGGTTTGGACTACCAGTCCCTGACCCAGAGGGAGAAGACACCTGAGGAGCAGCGGGTGGAGGCGCTGGCCCAGAAACTG GTGTTGCAGGACCACTCTCTGGCGCCTCTCCTGGACACATGGAGCACTAAATCCACTGTCGAGCTCATGAGTGAGATCTTTCCTCGCAGTAGATTGGTGGATCGATCACAGTGGCATCAGTTGGATGACAG GATCCAAGATGGCGTTTGTGTTTCTGCATCAGTGGCGATGACAGacggacaaaaacaaaccaacatggATGAGAAAGACCTCAACACCACAAAG GTGGAGCTGTGTCACGCACTGAGGAGCAGCGTGGAGGCTctgcagcaggagaaggagCTGCTGTGTGAGGAGCAGAGGCGTCACCAGGCGCTGGGCAGTGACATGGAAGCACTGGTACAGGAGAAACTCAGAGACAACGAGAAGGACAAGTACAGCATGTTCATcg GAGATCTGGAGAGAATCGTGAacctgctgctgtctctgtgcAGCCGCCTGTCGAGGATCGACCGCTCTCTGCTCGCCGTGGACGCAGAGGAGCTGACGCAGGAGGACGCAGCCGAGGAGAAG GCGTCTCTCCGTCGTAAACGCTCTCTGCTGCTCCGTCAAACCGAAGACGCCTGGGAGCTGAAGGAAAACCTGGACCGGAGGCAGCGTGTCGTGCAGTCCATCCTGTCCGGCTACCTCAGTGAAGCGCAGCTGGGAGACTACCGGCACTTTGTCAGCACCAAACCCTCCCTCCTGATTCGGCGGCGGCACCTGGATGACCTCATACGTCAGGGGGAGGAGCAACTGAAACAGCTGTTGGAGAACATTCCGGCGGAGCTGGCGGAGGCTCGCGGTTTGTCGAGGGCGGGTCCGTTCTCGCTGCCGAGCCACGTTACCTGCTCGTCGCTGTCTGTAATTCCAGGCCCTGCCCACCCCGTCAGGTCCACCACTGTGacgtcactgtga